One region of Mycobacterium riyadhense genomic DNA includes:
- a CDS encoding TetR/AcrR family transcriptional regulator gives MPTGREEVAAAVLEAAADMFAERGPAATSIRDIGARSKVNHGLVFRHFGTKDQLVGAVLDYLGEKLADLLHSEASAEVIERSLDRHMRVMARSLLDGYPAGRLQTRFPNVAEMLDEVRPRHDSDSSARLAVANALALQFGWRLFAPILRSATGLDEVADDELRAAVAAELARIVEPH, from the coding sequence ATGCCCACCGGCCGCGAAGAGGTGGCGGCGGCGGTATTGGAGGCCGCTGCCGACATGTTCGCCGAACGCGGTCCGGCGGCGACGTCGATCCGCGACATCGGCGCGCGATCGAAGGTCAACCACGGACTGGTGTTTCGCCACTTCGGCACCAAAGACCAGCTCGTTGGCGCCGTACTCGACTACCTGGGCGAGAAGTTGGCCGATCTGCTGCACTCAGAGGCGTCCGCTGAAGTCATCGAACGATCCCTGGACCGGCACATGCGGGTTATGGCCCGGTCACTGCTCGACGGCTATCCGGCGGGTCGGCTGCAAACGCGCTTTCCCAATGTTGCGGAGATGCTCGACGAGGTGCGCCCACGCCACGACAGTGACTCCAGCGCTCGGCTTGCGGTCGCCAATGCCCTTGCGCTGCAATTCGGTTGGCGGTTGTTTGCGCCTATCCTGCGCTCGGCGACCGGTCTTGACGAGGTGGCGGACGACGAACTGCGAGCGGCCGTGGCGGCGGAGCTGGCCCGAATCGTCGAACCGCATTGA
- a CDS encoding dTDP-4-amino-4,6-dideoxyglucose formyltransferase, which translates to MKILILTDNVHAHALAVELQARYGDIDIYQSPIGGLPNVPRVDVSDRVAEIVERYDLVFSLHCKQKFPAALIDGVRCVNVHPGFNPYNRGWFPQVFSIIDGQKVGVTIHEIDDQLDHGPIIAQRECAIESWDSSGSVYAKLMDVERELVLEHFDAIRDGSYMAIPPAIEGNLNLKRDFERLRQLDLNERGTFGQFLNRLRALTHDDFRNAWFVDASGRKVFVRVVLEPELRPDR; encoded by the coding sequence ATAAAAATCCTGATCCTGACCGACAACGTCCACGCCCATGCCCTCGCGGTCGAACTGCAAGCCAGGTATGGCGATATCGACATCTATCAGTCCCCCATTGGCGGCCTGCCGAACGTCCCGCGAGTTGATGTCAGCGACCGCGTCGCGGAAATCGTAGAGCGATATGACCTCGTCTTTTCCCTGCACTGCAAGCAAAAGTTCCCGGCCGCTTTAATCGATGGGGTCCGATGTGTGAATGTCCATCCGGGTTTCAATCCGTACAACCGCGGCTGGTTTCCACAGGTCTTCTCGATCATCGACGGGCAAAAAGTCGGGGTGACGATCCATGAGATCGACGACCAATTGGACCACGGCCCGATCATCGCTCAGCGGGAATGTGCGATCGAGTCCTGGGATTCCTCGGGAAGTGTGTATGCCAAGTTGATGGATGTCGAGCGAGAGTTGGTGCTCGAACATTTCGACGCCATCCGGGACGGCAGCTACATGGCTATACCGCCGGCAATCGAGGGCAACCTCAACCTGAAAAGGGATTTCGAACGACTCCGCCAGCTGGACCTCAACGAGCGCGGAACGTTTGGGCAGTTCTTGAATCGCCTACGCGCGTTGACGCACGATGATTTCCGCAATGCCTGGTTCGTCGATGCGTCAGGCCGCAAGGTGTTTGTCCGCGTCGTGCTCGAACCGGAACTCCGCCCCGACCGCTAG
- a CDS encoding FAD/NAD(P)-binding protein yields MLPGVAVPAFDIVFIGSGVACSMTLLEMADALLSSPTAPPKLRIAVVERDEQFWCGIAYGRRSSIGSLAIQKLDDFADEPEKSAYSAWLERNKQRWLGFFQQAGGEAAARWICDNREALDGNRWGELYLPRFAFGAFISEQVNAAIVTLGVRDLAEIVTIRADAMTADCAAGRYVIGLNPSGDGPTAIAADKVVVSIGSPPTKAIFAGESEPAFTYINDFYSPGGESNLERLRQSLDRVEPLEKRNVLVVGSNATSLEALYLMRHDPRIRERVHSITVISRSGALPYQICDEPTEFEFPRLSTLLSAEAVAAADLMSAIREDLGTAAERSLNIADLYDSVGALLRQALHKMDLAQQEEFFCTHGMNFTKLVRRAGRDCRQASEELAADGTLSLLAGEVVRVDACASGQPFATMTYRAAGAEHSHPVPFAAVVNCGGFEELDGCSSPFLVGAMRNGLCRPNRTNRGLLVNDDFEASPDFCVIGPLVGGNFNPKIRFWHVESAPRIRSLAKSLAASLLASLKPATAVCC; encoded by the coding sequence ATGCTGCCCGGCGTTGCTGTACCCGCCTTCGACATCGTCTTCATCGGCAGCGGGGTCGCGTGCTCCATGACCCTGCTGGAAATGGCCGATGCTTTGCTGAGCAGCCCAACGGCGCCGCCCAAGCTGCGCATCGCGGTTGTGGAGCGGGACGAGCAGTTCTGGTGCGGAATCGCCTATGGCCGACGCTCCAGCATCGGTTCGCTTGCCATTCAGAAGCTCGACGATTTCGCCGACGAGCCCGAAAAGTCCGCCTACAGCGCCTGGCTGGAGCGCAACAAGCAGCGCTGGCTGGGTTTCTTCCAGCAGGCCGGGGGCGAAGCCGCGGCGCGCTGGATCTGCGACAATCGCGAAGCGCTGGACGGCAACCGGTGGGGCGAGCTCTATCTGCCGCGCTTTGCGTTCGGTGCTTTTATCTCCGAGCAGGTGAATGCCGCCATCGTCACGCTCGGCGTGCGCGATCTGGCCGAAATCGTGACCATCCGCGCCGATGCCATGACCGCCGATTGCGCAGCCGGCCGCTACGTGATCGGACTGAACCCGTCGGGAGACGGTCCGACGGCAATTGCCGCAGACAAGGTGGTCGTTTCCATCGGCAGCCCGCCGACTAAAGCGATCTTTGCGGGCGAGTCTGAGCCCGCGTTCACCTATATCAACGATTTCTACTCCCCCGGCGGGGAGAGCAACCTGGAGCGGCTACGCCAGTCGCTCGACCGGGTCGAGCCGCTCGAGAAGCGCAACGTGCTGGTCGTGGGCTCCAACGCCACCTCGCTCGAAGCGCTCTACCTGATGCGTCACGACCCGCGCATCCGCGAACGAGTCCATTCCATCACCGTCATCTCACGCTCCGGCGCGCTGCCCTACCAGATCTGCGACGAGCCAACGGAATTCGAATTCCCGCGGCTTAGCACGTTGCTCTCCGCGGAAGCGGTAGCTGCGGCGGATCTCATGTCTGCGATCCGCGAGGATCTCGGCACGGCCGCAGAACGCTCGTTGAACATCGCCGATTTGTACGACTCCGTTGGCGCCCTGCTGCGGCAGGCATTGCACAAGATGGATCTCGCGCAGCAGGAAGAGTTCTTCTGTACGCACGGCATGAACTTCACCAAGTTGGTGCGGCGCGCGGGACGCGATTGCCGCCAGGCATCGGAGGAGTTGGCCGCCGACGGCACGCTGAGCCTGCTCGCCGGCGAAGTGGTGCGCGTGGATGCATGCGCTTCCGGCCAGCCGTTCGCCACCATGACCTACCGAGCCGCGGGAGCCGAGCACAGCCACCCCGTCCCCTTCGCGGCGGTGGTGAATTGTGGCGGTTTCGAAGAGCTGGATGGGTGTTCCTCGCCGTTCCTTGTCGGCGCGATGCGGAACGGGCTTTGCCGACCCAACCGCACCAACCGTGGCCTCCTGGTGAACGACGACTTCGAAGCCAGCCCGGACTTTTGCGTCATCGGGCCCCTCGTCGGCGGGAATTTCAATCCCAAGATCCGCTTTTGGCACGTGGAGAGCGCGCCCCGGATCCGCTCGCTGGCGAAATCGCTGGCGGCCAGCCTGCTCGCATCGCTGAAGCCCGCTACCGCGGTCTGTTGCTGA
- a CDS encoding class I SAM-dependent methyltransferase: MLGRTLAKHNFPYSLDDFETLNHRRYLCPVCGSTDRDRLYKLYIDRFLEPDGLRRVVEFAPAAPLSAFLRSRGDLQYRSADLMMPGVDDVVDITDMPNYADDSFDFFICSHVLEHVCDDGRALSELYRILAPGGRGIIMTPVTPNGSFDEDPSVTDEGERWRRFAQGDHLRLYDRSTLCSRIRRHGFELFAVDQLTFSQEAFSRHAIAPGSVLYVVHKRRLTRAE, translated from the coding sequence ATGCTGGGCCGCACCCTGGCCAAGCACAACTTTCCATACTCCCTCGACGACTTCGAGACCTTGAACCATCGCCGGTACCTGTGCCCGGTGTGCGGTTCCACCGACCGGGACCGGCTCTACAAGCTCTATATAGACCGCTTCCTGGAGCCCGATGGGCTGCGACGGGTTGTCGAATTTGCCCCCGCGGCACCCCTTTCGGCGTTTTTGCGCAGCCGCGGCGACCTCCAATACCGATCCGCCGACCTGATGATGCCCGGCGTGGATGACGTCGTTGACATCACGGACATGCCGAACTATGCCGACGATTCGTTCGACTTCTTCATCTGCTCCCACGTTCTCGAGCACGTCTGCGATGACGGCCGCGCGCTGAGCGAGCTCTACCGGATACTGGCGCCTGGCGGGCGCGGCATCATCATGACCCCGGTGACGCCGAACGGTAGCTTCGACGAGGATCCCTCAGTGACCGATGAGGGGGAGCGGTGGCGCCGTTTTGCCCAGGGCGACCATCTGCGACTCTACGATCGCTCCACTCTGTGCTCGCGAATCCGCCGGCACGGGTTTGAGCTTTTCGCGGTTGACCAGCTCACCTTCAGCCAAGAGGCGTTTTCTCGGCACGCTATTGCACCCGGTTCGGTTCTTTACGTCGTGCACAAGCGGCGCTTGACGCGGGCGGAGTAA
- a CDS encoding glycosyltransferase: MSVVSITYNHEAFIREALDGFVAQNTDFPVEMIVADDASTDRTPAIIQEYADRHPHLFRPILRPKNIGVHANFVNTLSAARGEYVALCEGDDYWTDPRKLAKQVELLDEHPEIAVCFHPVRVIHDDGTPPAEFPPTKWRRDLSLDALIARNFIQTNSVVYRRQQSYDDIPPDIMPIDWYLHVRHAVNGGIAMLPETMAVYRRHPQGIWYDCDRDHQKFWEVHGHGMTAMLEAMLDLFPGDHAREKIIGRVSDMFLGEMAKVPGPRGRAALQESIADHPRMAMLSLQHRWTQTRWRRLEHRVATKLKTWRNNARTYSARVKRRLCTT; the protein is encoded by the coding sequence GTGAGCGTGGTGTCGATCACCTACAACCACGAGGCCTTCATCCGCGAGGCGCTGGACGGCTTCGTCGCCCAAAATACCGATTTCCCGGTGGAGATGATCGTCGCCGACGATGCCTCCACGGACCGTACGCCGGCGATCATCCAGGAGTACGCCGATCGCCATCCCCACCTGTTTCGGCCGATCCTGCGGCCCAAGAACATTGGCGTTCACGCGAATTTCGTGAATACCCTGTCGGCGGCTCGAGGTGAGTACGTAGCGCTATGCGAGGGAGACGACTACTGGACCGATCCGCGCAAGCTGGCCAAGCAGGTGGAACTCTTGGACGAGCACCCCGAGATCGCCGTGTGCTTCCATCCCGTACGAGTGATTCACGACGACGGGACGCCTCCCGCAGAGTTCCCGCCGACCAAGTGGCGCCGCGACCTGAGCTTGGATGCCCTCATTGCACGGAACTTCATCCAGACCAACTCGGTCGTTTACCGCCGCCAACAAAGCTACGACGACATCCCGCCCGACATCATGCCGATCGATTGGTACCTGCATGTTCGGCATGCGGTAAACGGCGGAATCGCCATGCTGCCCGAGACGATGGCGGTCTACCGCCGCCACCCGCAGGGCATTTGGTATGACTGCGATCGCGACCACCAGAAGTTCTGGGAGGTGCACGGCCATGGGATGACGGCGATGCTCGAGGCGATGCTGGACCTGTTCCCCGGCGACCATGCGCGCGAGAAGATCATCGGTCGGGTGTCCGACATGTTCCTCGGCGAGATGGCTAAGGTGCCGGGCCCCAGAGGTCGCGCCGCTCTGCAGGAGTCCATCGCGGACCATCCGCGGATGGCAATGCTGTCCCTGCAGCACCGGTGGACGCAAACGCGGTGGCGCCGGCTGGAACACCGAGTCGCTACCAAACTAAAGACTTGGCGCAACAACGCGCGTACTTACTCCGCCCGCGTCAAGCGCCGCTTGTGCACGACGTAA